DNA sequence from the Gammaproteobacteria bacterium genome:
ACAGTCCTGGTCGAAGAAGGTTTTACCACACTGGAAGAAGTGGCATACGTGCCTAAGAGCGAACTGTTGGCCATTGAAGGGTTTGACGAAGAAATTGTAGATGAGCTTCGTGAGCGGGCTAAAAATGCCTTATTGACTCGAGCGATAGCCAGCGAGGAGACGCTTGAACAAAGTGAACCGGCGGAAGACTTGTTGAATCTGGAAGGCATGGATCAGCGTTTGGCATTGCTGTTGGCAAGCCGAGGCATTTGCACCCGCGAAGATTTGGCAGAACAATCAGTGGATGACTTGTTGGATATCGATGGTATGACGGAAGCGCGGGCGGCAGAATTGATTATGACAGCGCGTAAACCGTGGTTTGAGGAAGATAATTAATCCGTCTGGGAGCGTGTAAAAATGGCAAGTATCACAGTAAAAGAATTGGCCCAGACTGTTGGGACGCCTGTAGAGACCTTGATGCAGCAGCTTAAAGAAGCTGGCATTGAAGTTTCTTCGGGGGATGATGTCCTGACGAATGAGCAAAAACAAACTCTTTTGGCACATCTGCGCAAGTCGCATGGCGGAGATGCAGAAGCTACACCGCGGCGCATTACCTTAAAGCGCAAAGAAAAAACAACATTGAAGGTCGGGATAGGAAGCAAGAAAACCACGGTCAATGTTGAAGTGCGTAAAAAGCGCACTTTTGTCAAGCGTTCGGCGGCCGAGTTGAAAGCGCAGGCAGAGGCAGAAGCAGAAGCTAAGGTGCAGCCAAGTGATCTCCCAGCAAACGAGACGACTGAAGCGGCGCCGGAGGTCACTGCGGCACAGGCGCAAGGAGGAGAAAGCGGCTCCGCGACTAGCGCGCCAGAAGTCATGGCAGCTGAAGAAAACACAGCGACACAAATGCCTACGGAATCGGCCTCAGGTACCGAGTCCCCTGCTACACCACAACCGCAAGCAGCGCCAGCGGCGAGTGATGCGGATAAGCCTGCTGATGAGCCTGCCGACAATGAGACTGAGTTGTCGCCAGAGGAAATCGCGGCCGCTGAGGCAGCGCGTTTGAAAGCAGAAAAGGCAAGAAAAGATAAGAAAAAAGAAAAAGAAAAGGAAAAAGAAAAGAAAAAGGAACATGAAAGCAAAAAGCATGCTGGCAAAAAGCGGAAGGCGAAAAAGCCACATTGGGACGATGATGAAGAATTTGTTGAAGAACTGATCAACAAGCCAAAGAAAAAATCCAAAAAAGCTGCGCCAAGCGCGCTGCAGCACGGTTTTTCGAAGCCGTCGGCACCAGTGATTCGCGAAGTCACTATTCCAGAAAGCATTACTGTCGGCGAGCTAGCGCAGAAAATGGCGATCAAAGGCGCCGAACTGATCAAGCAGTTAATGAAAATGGGCGTGATGGCGACCATCAATCAACCACTTGATCAAGAGACCGCAGTTTTGGTGACGGAGGAGCTGGGTCACATTCCAAAACCGGTCAACCAAGATGCCATTGAAGAAGATGTTTTGTCTACGGTCGAATCCCAAGAGGGCGAAGCATTGCCAAGGCCGCCCGTGGTCACCATCATGGGGCATGTCGATCACGGAAAAACATCGCTGTTGGACTATATTCGCAACAGCCAAGTGGCCGCTAAGGAGGCAGGTGGCATTACCCAGCACATTGGGGCTTATCATGTGAAAACCGAACATGGTGGTATCACGTTCTTGGACACACCAGGGCACGCAGCGTTTACGGCGATGCGGGCTCGGGGGGCTAATGTCACGGACATCGTTGTATTGATCGTGGCAGCGGATGACGGTGTGATGCCGCAGACCATAG
Encoded proteins:
- a CDS encoding translation initiation factor IF-2, which gives rise to MASITVKELAQTVGTPVETLMQQLKEAGIEVSSGDDVLTNEQKQTLLAHLRKSHGGDAEATPRRITLKRKEKTTLKVGIGSKKTTVNVEVRKKRTFVKRSAAELKAQAEAEAEAKVQPSDLPANETTEAAPEVTAAQAQGGESGSATSAPEVMAAEENTATQMPTESASGTESPATPQPQAAPAASDADKPADEPADNETELSPEEIAAAEAARLKAEKARKDKKKEKEKEKEKKKEHESKKHAGKKRKAKKPHWDDDEEFVEELINKPKKKSKKAAPSALQHGFSKPSAPVIREVTIPESITVGELAQKMAIKGAELIKQLMKMGVMATINQPLDQETAVLVTEELGHIPKPVNQDAIEEDVLSTVESQEGEALPRPPVVTIMGHVDHGKTSLLDYIRNSQVAAKEAGGITQHIGAYHVKTEHGGITFLDTPGHAAFTAMRARGANVTDIVVLIVAADDGVMPQTIEAIQHAKAANVPLIVAVNKIDKPEADPDRVKNELSQHDVIPEEWGGDVQFVHVSAKTGQGIPELLEAISLQAELLELKASASGPAKGTIIEARLDKGQGPVASVLVQSGTLRKGDILLAGLHFGRVRAMKDEYGRAVKEAGPSMPVEVLGLSGVPDAGDEAIVVPDERKAREVAQFRQQKAREAKLARQQKAKLENMFKSMEEGEVHELPLLIKADVQGSVEALTDALTKLSTDEIRVRVVSSGVGAITETDANLAAASNAIIIGFNVRADGAARKVIENHGLDLRYYSVIYDVVDEVKAAMTGMLAPEFKQEIIGLAEVRQVFRVPKLGAVAGCMVLEGVVRRSNPIRVLRDNVVIFEGELDSLRRFKDDVNEVRAGMECGIGVKNYNDIKVGDQIEVFETVEVKRSL